Below is a window of Corynebacterium kalinowskii DNA.
ATGCACTGGAATCCCTCGGAATCGACGTTGAGGTGCAGGAATACTCCCAGCACGCCCGCAGCGCCGGTGACGACGCCGAGGCCGCAGCCTACGTCTACGCCAGCGTCGGCTCCACTGCGTCTTGGGGTGTTGGTGTAGATTCCAGCATTACCGAAGCATCGCTGAAGGCGATCGTTTCTGCGGTAAACCGCGCCTAGCGGCGCAGCAGCAGATTCCGGCGGGTCTACTGAGTCCAGACGAGCAGTGCGCCTGCGTGTCCGGCCAGAACGACTCCCACGATGGCAGCAATAGCTGCCAAGACAGTGAGCCCGCGTACCGCGATCGCGAGGGCCGGAATCTGCTTCTTCACCTGCAAGAAGTGGTACACGAGCATGAGCACCAGCATCACAGCAGCACTGATCATAACGATCTTCGCCTTGTTGGCGTGGTCCCCATAAATGCCAGGATCATGCTCGGATGCTCCCTTGAGCACCAACAATTCTTCGCCGGTGCTATTGGTAATGGCAGCGGAAATCGTAGCCAGTAGTGTTGCGATGGACACCAACCACGGGTGCTTCACGTGCCAACCAGGTCGAAGCGCAGCGTACATGACTAGTAGTGCGACGACGGGAATGCCGACAACGGTGAGGTGAACGATGAGTGGGTGCATAGGAAGTCCAGAAAGCATGGACACAGGATAAGCGCCGAGAGTGC
It encodes the following:
- a CDS encoding DUF2231 domain-containing protein, which translates into the protein MLSGLPMHPLIVHLTVVGIPVVALLVMYAALRPGWHVKHPWLVSIATLLATISAAITNSTGEELLVLKGASEHDPGIYGDHANKAKIVMISAAVMLVLMLVYHFLQVKKQIPALAIAVRGLTVLAAIAAIVGVVLAGHAGALLVWTQ